In Paenibacillus larvae subsp. larvae, the following proteins share a genomic window:
- a CDS encoding CopG family ribbon-helix-helix protein, whose protein sequence is MSNMHNTKRIMISLPDHLLKEVDGIVEKENSNRSEFIRQAMRLYLLERKKRTLRESMQRGYMEMAKINLNMASEAFQAEEEADNTVDRLVSGV, encoded by the coding sequence GTGAGTAATATGCATAATACGAAGCGTATCATGATTAGTCTTCCAGACCACCTTCTGAAGGAGGTGGACGGCATCGTCGAGAAAGAAAACTCGAATCGCAGCGAGTTCATTCGACAAGCCATGAGATTGTACCTGCTCGAAAGAAAGAAGAGGACCCTCCGTGAATCCATGCAGAGAGGCTATATGGAAATGGCGAAAATTAATTTAAATATGGCGTCCGAAGCTTTTCAAGCGGAGGAAGAAGCCGACAATACGGTGGACCGCTTAGTGAGCGGGGTGTAG
- a CDS encoding type II toxin-antitoxin system PemK/MazF family toxin — protein MIVKRGDVFFADLSPVVGSEQGGVRPVLIIQNDIGNRFSPTVIVAAITAQIQKAKLPTHVEIDAETHGFDRDSVILLEQIRTIDKQRLTDKITHLDEDTMRKVNDALQVSVGLIEF, from the coding sequence TTGATTGTCAAACGTGGTGATGTTTTCTTTGCGGATCTTTCTCCTGTTGTCGGTTCCGAGCAGGGGGGAGTGAGGCCTGTTCTTATCATTCAGAACGATATCGGGAACCGGTTTAGCCCGACGGTAATCGTGGCGGCGATTACCGCCCAAATTCAAAAAGCCAAGCTGCCCACTCATGTGGAGATCGATGCGGAAACACACGGATTTGACCGCGATTCGGTTATCTTGCTGGAACAGATCCGGACCATTGACAAGCAGCGGTTGACCGATAAAATTACCCATTTAGATGAAGATACCATGCGTAAAGTGAACGATGCTTTACAGGTAAGTGTAGGGTTGATAGAATTTTAA
- a CDS encoding Tex family protein, giving the protein MAGAAYELTEDKKEEIQLRIQKQISTELALTPGKVKTATALLDEGNTIPFIARYRKEMTGEMDENQLRSIEERLQYLRNLEDRKLEVIRLIDEQGKLTAELHSAIEQAVKLQDVEDLYRPYRQKRKTRASVAKERGLEPLAGWMLKQPKQGSLAEEAEKYINEDKGILSAADAVQGAMDIIAENIADNAKVRAWVRKYTRDEGIFRTEAKDAEQESVYEMYYAYDEPVKRMPPHRILAINRGEREGFLKVNLEVAPDRIHQYMGRQLIQGPSVVQNELEEVVQDAYKRLISPSIEREVRGEMTERAEEHAITIFAANLRNLLLQPPVRGKTVLGVDPAFRTGCKLAVVDETGKMLEIAVSYPTPPYSKVEEAKTILKQLIQRHGVELIVIGNGTASRETEQFVADLIREMKEANLQYLIVNEAGASVYSASKLAQAEYPDLDVAERSAISIARRVQDPLAELVKIEPKAIGVGQYQHDVSQKHLEESLKAVVESAVNHVGVDVNTASPSLLAYVSGVNRTIAKNIVKYREENGKFTNRKQLQKVPRLGAKSYEQSIGFLRISGGENGLDNTPIHPESYEVVGMLLKKLGLDTEELGTSKLSAALKSLNVYEMAEELNVGVPTLKDIIESLQRPGRDPREELPLPIFRTDVLKIEDLAPGMELQGTVRNVIDFGAFVDIGIKSDGLVHISQMSDKFVKHPMDVVSVGDNVTVWVLNVDIKKGRVGLTMKPPVQEK; this is encoded by the coding sequence CTGGCCGGGGCGGCTTATGAGCTGACAGAAGATAAGAAAGAGGAGATTCAACTCCGTATTCAAAAGCAAATTTCAACGGAGCTGGCTCTTACTCCCGGTAAGGTAAAGACCGCTACCGCTCTTCTGGATGAGGGCAATACGATTCCGTTTATTGCCCGCTACCGGAAGGAAATGACCGGGGAAATGGATGAGAACCAGCTTCGCTCTATTGAAGAGCGCCTGCAGTATCTGCGGAACTTGGAAGACCGTAAGCTTGAAGTCATCCGACTTATAGATGAACAGGGCAAGCTGACAGCAGAGCTGCATTCCGCCATTGAACAAGCGGTGAAACTTCAGGATGTAGAAGATTTATACCGCCCTTACCGCCAAAAACGGAAAACAAGAGCAAGTGTGGCCAAAGAACGCGGACTGGAACCTCTTGCAGGCTGGATGCTGAAGCAGCCGAAGCAAGGTTCGCTTGCGGAAGAGGCTGAGAAGTATATCAATGAGGATAAAGGAATCCTATCGGCAGCGGATGCCGTTCAAGGGGCTATGGATATCATTGCCGAAAATATAGCGGATAATGCTAAAGTGCGTGCCTGGGTACGTAAATATACCAGGGATGAGGGGATTTTTCGTACCGAAGCCAAAGATGCCGAACAAGAATCCGTGTATGAGATGTATTATGCTTACGATGAGCCGGTCAAACGTATGCCGCCACACCGTATTTTGGCGATTAATCGGGGGGAACGGGAAGGATTCTTGAAAGTAAACCTGGAAGTGGCGCCCGACCGTATTCACCAATATATGGGCCGCCAATTGATCCAAGGCCCCTCTGTAGTTCAGAATGAGCTGGAAGAGGTTGTTCAGGACGCCTACAAAAGGCTGATCTCTCCTTCTATTGAGCGGGAAGTACGGGGGGAAATGACGGAACGGGCGGAAGAACATGCGATCACGATATTTGCCGCTAATCTGCGGAATTTGCTGCTGCAGCCCCCGGTCCGCGGCAAAACCGTACTGGGTGTGGACCCGGCTTTCCGGACGGGCTGTAAGCTGGCAGTTGTAGATGAAACAGGCAAAATGCTGGAGATTGCTGTTTCTTATCCGACTCCTCCATACAGCAAAGTAGAGGAAGCAAAAACGATCTTAAAACAGTTAATCCAGCGCCACGGAGTAGAACTGATCGTTATAGGGAATGGAACAGCATCACGGGAAACAGAACAATTCGTCGCAGATCTAATCCGGGAAATGAAAGAGGCAAATCTGCAGTATCTTATTGTGAACGAAGCGGGTGCAAGTGTCTATTCTGCATCCAAACTGGCCCAGGCTGAATATCCGGACCTGGACGTGGCGGAGCGGAGTGCCATCTCCATTGCACGGAGAGTGCAGGATCCTTTGGCGGAACTTGTCAAAATTGAGCCCAAAGCAATTGGGGTGGGCCAATATCAGCATGATGTTTCGCAAAAGCACCTGGAAGAAAGCTTAAAAGCCGTTGTGGAGTCCGCTGTTAACCATGTTGGAGTGGATGTAAATACAGCCTCCCCATCCTTGCTTGCCTACGTTTCAGGTGTCAACAGAACGATTGCAAAAAATATAGTTAAGTATAGGGAAGAAAACGGGAAATTCACCAACCGGAAACAGCTTCAGAAGGTTCCTCGCCTGGGTGCCAAATCTTATGAACAGAGTATCGGCTTTCTAAGAATCAGCGGAGGAGAAAACGGTCTTGACAATACTCCGATTCATCCGGAATCATATGAAGTAGTGGGAATGCTTCTGAAGAAGCTGGGTCTGGATACGGAAGAACTGGGTACATCCAAATTGTCGGCAGCCTTGAAAAGTCTAAATGTCTATGAAATGGCGGAGGAGTTGAATGTCGGGGTACCGACACTCAAAGATATTATCGAGAGTCTTCAGCGTCCCGGACGCGACCCGCGTGAAGAACTGCCGCTGCCAATTTTCCGTACGGATGTTTTAAAGATTGAGGATCTGGCTCCTGGTATGGAGCTGCAGGGAACAGTCCGGAATGTGATTGATTTTGGCGCTTTTGTAGATATCGGAATCAAGAGTGACGGATTGGTACACATCTCCCAAATGAGCGACAAATTTGTTAAGCATCCCATGGATGTTGTATCTGTCGGAGATAATGTAACGGTGTGGGTGCTGAATGTCGATATTAAAAAAGGCCGTGTAGGCTTAACAATGAAGCCGCCTGTCCAGGAGAAATAA
- a CDS encoding RNA polymerase sigma factor, whose amino-acid sequence MEADLQELIYLSFYKFAYQYIYFLIRDHATTEDIIQDAFIKIMKHGPNLHASNLRSWVKQVIRNTALDWLRKNKKVKYMFNEEYFNTAAHFQREPSDIENDVEHKLRNELLHQTINELKSEYRCLLWLYYMEEKSYKEICHELNLSEQVVAQRLARARKKLLQHFSRKWINQNT is encoded by the coding sequence TTGGAAGCTGATTTACAGGAGCTAATCTATCTCTCTTTCTATAAATTTGCATATCAATATATTTATTTTTTGATTCGGGACCATGCAACTACAGAGGATATTATACAAGATGCCTTTATTAAGATCATGAAACATGGACCAAATCTCCATGCATCTAATTTAAGGAGTTGGGTTAAACAAGTAATCCGGAATACAGCTCTGGACTGGTTAAGAAAAAATAAAAAAGTCAAGTATATGTTTAATGAGGAATACTTTAATACGGCAGCACATTTTCAAAGGGAGCCATCTGACATAGAGAATGACGTTGAACATAAATTAAGGAACGAGTTACTACATCAAACAATCAATGAATTAAAATCAGAATACCGGTGTTTACTCTGGCTATACTATATGGAAGAAAAATCATATAAAGAGATATGCCATGAACTCAATCTGTCCGAACAAGTCGTCGCACAGCGTTTGGCAAGAGCACGTAAAAAATTGCTTCAACACTTTTCAAGAAAATGGATTAACCAGAATACATAA